Genomic segment of Panicum virgatum strain AP13 chromosome 2K, P.virgatum_v5, whole genome shotgun sequence:
CCTTCTCAACGTCCATGTCTGATGCCGTGCCACAGAGCCGATTGACCAGTGTTCCTAGTCCAAGGGTTCCTCCGAGCCCAGGGGCTAGGGATCAGTCTGGGTTTTCAAGGCTCACTGACAACAGAGCGTTACATTCTGGCCCTTCCCAGCGAAAGATAAACGGCTACTGATACCTTGGCACACATACTACATGTGCCATGATGACACAGCTCAAGAAGTTCATGGCCCTCAATGAAGCGCCCTGCTGTACCTCCATGTTCAACTGTTCCTGCGTGGAGAAGCCTGGTTGTAGCTCTGTCAGATGGTGGCATGCGAGGGGCCAATCTCAATTAGCAAACAAAAGGCTCCGCTCATAAGTTTCTGGTCGATGGTTTATAACTCGGGGTCCTCTGCTCTGTTCTTCAGCCATGCTACCCGTGATTAATTGCTGGGGAATAATTGCTATGCTGCTCCGCTAGTTGGTGCGCCGTACTATGTATTTCTGGTGTGCTTGGTTTTACGATGTTGCCAGATTGGTGGTATTGGTGGTGGTACGCAGCATTTGTATTGAAATGTGCTGTTCTGACGGCACAAAATTGTGGTTTCATTGTGTTGGTTTTTGGCACATGGAACTATAGTTCGATTATGTTATGATCACAGGATATATAGTTCTCAATCTTTATTGTCTGCTTTTTTTAAGCCTCCGTTTAGTTTCCCTTGAATTTCACAGGATTCCAGATGGAATTATCAGGGTTTCATAAACATTTGTATGACATTCATGCCTCCCATACGGATCATGCTGTCCCCGTTTTTGTCATGTGTTTTGCTTTTGACCTCAAATGGCCTGAATCTGCCAACTCGGGTTGAACTGCTGGAAGGGCACACATCGTTGGGGCACTCAGTCCAGTGGATTTCAGTAAACGGCTACCGAGCAGATTTTGCTGCTGATCGCTAGAGCACACCGAGATGAATCCCGAAAGGCAACGGGGGAACGGAAAGGCACGTACAAGCATAACCCAAGTGGGAAGTAATCTGAAACAGCGGAGTTGTATGCACATCCTAGGAACCGAAAGGCACAAGCACAACCCTAGTGGCACCAGCTTTGCGAGCGTCAGGTTGGGAGCACAAAGCAGAGCAGCCGCCGTCAAGCCACGACGACACGGAGACGCAGACACGAGCTACCTCCACCGTCGGCCAGTCCCGCGCCGTCGCACGGTCcccggctcgccggagctcagAACAGGAACGCCGTCGGCGTGAACGCCGGCAGCACCGTCGGCGGCCCGTAGTTCCTGCAGGCAGAGAAGACACACATGCACCTGGGTCAGCGGTGAAGAACTGTTGGATTTGGTGGATTTACGTCACCTACAGATGCCCTGCGCAAGTTGAAACGCTGTTGGATTTGGTTTTGGGTTGGAACGCTTTACGCGCTAGTGTCTTGCAATCTGGGCTGCATGTCCGCACATGCAGAATTGCAGATGAGGATGAGATCTTTTTCAGGTGGCCGATGATCCCGAGGGCCAGGCTAGGCGGTAGTGCGGTAGGGGGTTGTTCAGTTCGGCCATGCTGCTCAGGCACAGCCGCACAGCGCAGCCTTGTTGAGTTAGACCGGGACGAGGACTAAAGCTGGGATCAGACACATGCGCTACcaataaaaaaaaaaaggaggaaaCCATGGCATTCGGAGCCTGAATTGTGATAAGGATAACGAGGTGGCGGTTCGCCGTGGAGGAGAACCCATCGGAAGAACGAGCACTCTGTGGTGGCCCATGCAGAAACAGTTACAGTTGCAGTGTCAACTTGACTGCAGGTGCTAccccaaaaagaaaagaaagtagCTTTGACCCGATCGTGAGGGCTGATCTCGTGTgagtgctggcagcctcgagtggACTTCTGGAGCACCCAAAATCCAAAAGATTAATGAGGCGCACGTTGATCAACTAGCCATCGACCCACCGTAGGGTTATCCGCTACCACCATCTTCTTCCAAAATTCACTCCAAGAAGGTCATGTTCACGTAGAAACGTGTGCGCAAGCACTAGCCGGGGCCCCACGGAAGCGCATCGTGGGTCCCGCTTGGCTGTGACACGTAACAGCGTCCATCGAACGCCGGGTCAACGCGGGTGCGTGTCGCGATCCAAGGCGGGGCAaggcccccctcccctccctccgtcCCCACATCGTCGGCAAATCCAACGGCGGCGGTCTACGTCTCCTCCCTCGCACGCCCAGGCCCCCCAGGCGCAAGGAACTCACCGGAACTCATCGTAGCTCGCCGCCCGAGTGGCGCGACGGGGCGACCTCGCCTTGGCCTTCGCCGCGAGGGCCGGCTTCGCCTGCGCCttcgtcgccgccgacgccgcagtCAGCGCGGCGTCTTCGGAGATGGCGCCCAGCGTCGGCTTCCACGACGCCGAACCTGACGACGATGacggcttccgccgccgccgcttctccgCGGGTGCAGCGGCCGTGGCGTCCTcgggcgccgcggccggcgcagtcgacggcggcgaccggcgcgcGCGCCTCACGAAGGCGAACAGCTTCATGGGGCGTGCGGGTGGCTACCTTCCCCTGGTGTTTTGCTTTACCGTTGAGCGGAAATCTTAGCTAATCCGCGTCACGGGGGGGTTTGTAGTGGGCGGCTGCGGATTGGTGCTTATTATATGCACAACAAGCACAACTGAGGGGGTTGCACCACTTGTTAGTTTTTCGCGAACGTTGCGCCACTTGTTAGTTGCGGGGCAAATGACAAAACTGCCCCTTTTCCTTGTCACTAGCACTacagtttttttttagaaaaatttgtaAACGCCTCCAAATCTTGTAcgccttgcattcacccgtttGGACAGGATGAGCCAAATGGCGCCCGGGAACCTATGGTACTGGGAGCATAATCACTAATGAAAATGGGCCGCGTCAACAATTTTCCTCAATAAATTTAGGTGGTTTACTAGTAAGAACCTAAAATTATTCTTATTAAGTGTAGGTGAGTCGGTGAGAAACTAGGATAAAATTGACTTTCAAGAGGGATTCTTGCATCTGGCCGCTTTTTATTTGGGTAGCAAGCTGTTCGGAATTTGTTTATTTCCAGTGCGTTTCATGCCGTAGCCCGTAGTTTCAACTTGGAAGTTGCAAGTTGCAAGTTTTAGTAGTATCAGTTTTCTTGTGAAACTGTGTATGTTGTCCTCGCATGGTTGGGCAGTGAGACGTCAACCACCGTGCCACTTGTTCATCAGGACTTGTGACTAGCTAGGGCCTTAACTATTCGTTCGATCACGATCACATGGCCGTGTCATATCttgccctccccctcccccctcaaggTAATCACGAATTCACGTACTCACAAGAAATTATGCAATCCAATCCGAGGTACAATTTTAATTGTACAAATAGCCCACACGAAATGAAGCAAGTACTGTGTTTTCAGTGATTTCTGACTTTGATCCGGCAGCTCTGTTAGTCTTCCATTAGTCCAGGTTGCTGAGATAAAGGTCCCGGAGATCACACCTACACGTCACCTGTATCTTGACTTGTGCAGACATGGTAATTTCTTTGTTTATCCATTTTGGTTACTACCACGTAACATGATGCGACGCACAATGACCTGAGATTTGTTCACATGGGCGGCCAGAACGCACTGCAATTTTTTCAGCAGATTAGAGACGTTTCTGTAACAATTTTCCACACACTTTTCTTTAACACTTGTAACAACAGTGAGAGGGAGCTAGCActgccaaaaaaaaagtttaacaACAACTTTCAGCATGAGGAGACGCCATCGCTAGAATCTTAATTATATTCTTATTGACTCTGCTCTGTACCTGAACTCACGTGTAATCCTGCAGCAGGGTCACATTCAGGAAATCTGTAGAAGTCTTGTCATACAGATCAAACCGGCCCTTTTTAGTTTTACCTTCAGTAGATCATTTTGCGGGTAACATGTGAAGCTCCGCTTGTAAAGTTACagatccttttcttttcttggccaggaatgtaaattttttctggacgAAATGGTTTATATGTATTTTGAAATATAAATAACCCCTGGGTTTATGCTTGACTCATTCTCTGGTTCTATCTATTGAGCTGGTACAAGATCAGACACTATCAACGCCTAACAGCAACAGCTACAAAATGTTGGCtatcttatctttttttttaatttaataaaCATGACGGCAAAACCTTGATAGACGCATGCATAGTTGTTTATGTTTGAGAAATTTGTGTATAGCACACTCggagtgattttgtgcagaGCACACTATAAAAACTGATTTTGTTCTCAGCACATCTTGAGTTTACAATTTTGTCTACAACACACCACGCTGAgtataataattatttttagctcAGTGAAGGTTCAAAAGATCATTTTGTCcccgggcccacatgtcatcttCTTCCCCCTCCGGCAGGCCACCACTGTCGATCCCCGCGCTTGTTccagcgcgccgcccgccgtcctcCCTGCGTCTGCTTCCGCCCGCCCTGCATTTGCTCCcgcgcgccgaccgccgccctCCCACGCGTCTTCTCCCTCCACGACCCCCTCCccgaccagcgccgcccctccccgcggCGGTCCCATCCTTGACCCGCACCGCCCTTCCCTGCGACGGCCTCCTCCctgaccggcgccgcctccccgtGGCGGATTCCTCCCCAACTGAGGCGCACTGAGCCTCCCGGCGGAGGCCCCCTCCCCACGGCGACTTCGTCCCcgaccggcgccgcccctccccgcggtggCTCCTCCCCGACCCGCGCCGCCCTCCCCAGATCCGGCGCACCCTTCccgacccgcgccgccccgagctcccaAGGCGggcggcgctcctcctcctcgcccttgCCAAGCGGCTCCCACCACCgtgtgcctcctcctcctccgaccgCCGCCACCGTGCGGGCTTCCCTGTGTGCTCGTCGCCGCAAGAttggaggaggggaggagcggcggaGAGGAGGGTCTGAGGGAAGAGCGGCACGGGAAGAGGG
This window contains:
- the LOC120690652 gene encoding uncharacterized protein LOC120690652, with amino-acid sequence MKLFAFVRRARRSPPSTAPAAAPEDATAAAPAEKRRRRKPSSSSGSASWKPTLGAISEDAALTAASAATKAQAKPALAAKAKARSPRRATRAASYDEFRNYGPPTVLPAFTPTAFLF